In Eriocheir sinensis breed Jianghai 21 chromosome 3, ASM2467909v1, whole genome shotgun sequence, a genomic segment contains:
- the LOC127004014 gene encoding zinc transporter ZIP1-like isoform X3: MGLLPAADRKFHHFLEELGHTDESWEAFAEFPWGFFVVICGFLIIFTIDKLVHAIEEGRRARRVTTAASRTLLAKPAADLASTQNALDTDANGAPPPGYDKESCSQHSEHAGHGVPSSIIFLLALGVHSLFEGMAVGLQTQKEKVLEFSVAVLVHEVVMAFSFGMEVSNDHGLTRWTRVVYVIIFTSTIPLGIAAGVGLQTTPSGNREIVSAVLEAFATGIFIHVIFIEVLAKEFHHHSHQAQSPKAKPSTEICLILGKVACICCGIATLILLSVFMHAHH; the protein is encoded by the exons GAGCTGGGCCACACTGACGAGAGCTGGGAGGCCTTCGCTGAGTTCCCTTGGGGCTTCTTCGTCGTCATCTGCGGCTTCCTCATCATATTCACCATTGACAAATTG GTACATGCGATAGAGGAGGGGCGGCGGGCTAGGCGAGTCACCACCGCCGCTTCCCGCACCCTCCTGGCCAAGCCCGCCGCGGACCTAGCCTCCACCCAGAACGCCCTCGACACTGACGCTAACGGTGCCCCACCGCCGGGCTACGACAAGGAGTCTTGCAGCCAACACAGCGAACACGCCG GTCATGGCGTgccctcctccatcatcttcctaCTGGCGCTGGGCGTCCACTCACTCTTCGAGGGCATGGCAGTGGGCCTccagacacagaaagagaaagtCCTCGAGTTTTCGGTCGCTGTGTTGGTGCATGAGGTCGTAATGGCTTTTTCCTTTGGCATGGAG GTCAGCAATGACCATGGGCTGACGCGGTGGACCCGGGTGGTGTATGTGAtcatcttcacctccaccatcCCACTGGGCATCGCCGCCGGGGTGGGGCTGCAGACGACCCCTTCAGGCAACAGGGAGATCGTGTCCGCAGTGCTCGAGGCCTTTGCCACAG GCATCTTCATCCACGTCATCTTCATCGAGGTGTTGGCAAAGGAGTTTCATCATCACAGTCACCAAGCACAGTCACCCAAGGCCAAGCCCAGCACGGAGATCTGTCTCATCCTGGGGAAGGTGGCGTGCATCTGCTGCGGCATCGCGACCCTCATCCTGCTCAGCGTTTTCATGCACGCTCACCACTAA